A genomic window from Bradyrhizobium lupini includes:
- a CDS encoding PepSY-associated TM helix domain-containing protein encodes MRESWRAIKAALLHVHSIAGLVLALLLAVIALTGAIMSFEDEIVDHLNAGIMQVAPRQAPALMPDELVARLTAAQDVGKISAVTLASDPSAAVHVRFARDERGARPSSLYVDPYDARVLGTPDGEEFFATVRKLHRWLLIPGDAKGWGRQITGVAALGLIVMLISGLVLRWPRRAGSVKMWLKPNLGLSGRGLHRSLHAVIGTWVLPVYLVMTFTGLWYSFDWYKDGVVWLLSRPQIAAAKMQPKMLTKASRAAGVSETAQPIGFDRAWAAFLHEEGGRFSKALLTLPAGPGTVIRIRSWGKDSTLDTTRDEFRVDAITGQFVSAERYSDKTLGEKTIANVLDIHRGAFLGWPGKLAFMLAAVLMPLFAVTGVLLYLSRRKLRRLAQPRLGRLVPGE; translated from the coding sequence ATGCGTGAGTCCTGGCGCGCGATCAAGGCCGCTCTGCTTCATGTCCATTCCATCGCGGGCCTCGTGCTGGCGCTGCTGCTCGCCGTGATCGCACTGACCGGTGCGATCATGAGTTTTGAGGACGAGATCGTCGATCATCTCAACGCCGGCATCATGCAGGTCGCGCCGCGCCAGGCACCGGCGCTGATGCCGGACGAACTGGTTGCGCGCCTGACTGCGGCGCAGGACGTCGGCAAAATCTCCGCCGTGACGCTGGCGAGTGATCCGTCCGCCGCGGTGCATGTGCGCTTCGCCCGCGACGAACGAGGCGCGCGGCCGTCCTCGCTCTATGTCGATCCCTATGACGCGCGCGTGTTGGGCACACCGGACGGCGAAGAGTTTTTCGCGACCGTGCGCAAGCTTCATCGCTGGCTGTTGATTCCCGGCGACGCCAAGGGCTGGGGGCGCCAGATCACGGGCGTGGCCGCGCTCGGCCTGATCGTGATGCTGATCTCGGGCCTCGTGCTGCGCTGGCCGCGTCGTGCAGGCAGCGTGAAGATGTGGCTGAAGCCGAATCTCGGGCTCAGTGGCCGCGGTCTGCATCGGTCGCTGCATGCGGTGATCGGCACCTGGGTCCTGCCGGTCTATCTGGTGATGACGTTCACCGGGCTCTGGTACTCGTTCGACTGGTACAAGGATGGCGTCGTCTGGTTGCTGTCGCGCCCGCAGATCGCCGCGGCGAAGATGCAGCCCAAGATGCTCACAAAGGCGTCGCGTGCTGCCGGTGTCAGCGAGACGGCACAGCCGATCGGCTTTGATCGCGCGTGGGCCGCCTTCCTGCACGAAGAGGGCGGCCGTTTCTCCAAGGCGTTGCTGACGCTGCCCGCCGGTCCGGGCACGGTGATACGGATCCGCTCCTGGGGGAAAGACTCGACCCTCGACACCACCCGTGACGAATTCCGCGTCGATGCCATCACAGGCCAATTCGTGTCTGCGGAGCGTTATTCCGATAAGACCCTCGGCGAGAAGACCATCGCGAACGTGCTCGATATCCACCGCGGCGCATTTCTGGGCTGGCCCGGCAAGCTCGCGTTCATGCTCGCGGCTGTGCTGATGCCGCTGTTCGCGGTCACCGGCGTTTTGCTTTATTTGTCGCGTCGAAAGCTGAGGCGGCTGGCGCAGCCACGGCTCGGGCGGCTTGTTCCCGGCGAATGA
- a CDS encoding rhodanese-like domain-containing protein, whose translation MKITTVTPADIRRALLLREEIALLDLRHEAGFATGHPLFAANMAADRIAIEADVRLPRKNVPIVLYDDGEGLVTAGAERLAALGYTNVRALDGGLKAWRDAGYQMFEDVNSYSKAFGELVESRRHTPSFSADEVAKLIADKANIAILDVRRFDEYATMNIPGSVSVPGAELVLRAGQAAPDADTTIIVNCAGRTRSIIGTQSLLNAGVPNKVRALRNGTIGWTLARHTLDHGANRRGAIGPFEGGPANARDVAYRAGVRHIGASEMAALVAQTDRTLYRFDVRDAEEYAAGHLPGFRHYPGGQLVQETDMAAPVRGARIVLTDDKGVRADMTASWLAQMGWEVYVREGGYDGALEIGPPHVLPKPDPAHRYRRPYEGTGVDERAMQAYLDWEYGLVEQLRLDGTHGFYVI comes from the coding sequence ATGAAGATCACCACCGTCACTCCCGCCGACATCCGCCGTGCACTGCTGCTCCGCGAGGAGATCGCGTTGCTTGATCTCAGGCACGAGGCTGGTTTCGCGACGGGACATCCGCTGTTCGCCGCCAACATGGCTGCCGATCGGATTGCGATCGAAGCGGACGTCAGGCTGCCGCGCAAGAATGTGCCGATCGTGCTCTATGATGACGGCGAAGGGCTCGTCACCGCGGGTGCCGAGCGGCTGGCCGCGCTCGGCTATACCAACGTCCGCGCGCTCGATGGCGGACTGAAGGCCTGGCGCGACGCGGGCTATCAAATGTTCGAGGACGTCAACTCCTACTCCAAAGCCTTTGGCGAGCTGGTCGAGTCGCGTAGGCACACGCCCTCGTTCAGTGCCGACGAGGTGGCAAAACTCATCGCGGACAAGGCCAACATTGCCATCCTCGACGTCCGCCGCTTCGACGAATATGCTACCATGAACATTCCGGGCTCGGTCAGCGTGCCCGGCGCGGAGCTGGTGCTGCGAGCAGGACAGGCGGCACCCGATGCCGACACCACCATCATCGTCAATTGCGCCGGCCGCACCCGCTCGATCATCGGCACCCAATCGCTGCTCAATGCCGGCGTGCCGAACAAGGTCCGGGCGCTGCGCAACGGCACTATCGGCTGGACGCTGGCGCGGCATACGCTCGACCACGGTGCTAACAGGCGTGGCGCGATCGGGCCGTTCGAGGGCGGTCCGGCCAATGCGCGCGATGTCGCCTATCGCGCCGGCGTGCGCCACATCGGTGCGAGCGAGATGGCTGCGCTTGTCGCGCAGACCGATCGCACGCTCTATCGCTTCGACGTGCGTGACGCCGAGGAATATGCAGCCGGCCATCTCCCGGGCTTTCGCCACTATCCCGGCGGCCAACTCGTGCAGGAGACGGACATGGCGGCGCCGGTGCGCGGCGCGCGTATCGTGCTGACCGACGATAAGGGCGTCCGCGCCGACATGACGGCATCCTGGCTCGCGCAGATGGGTTGGGAGGTCTATGTGCGGGAGGGCGGCTATGACGGCGCGCTCGAAATCGGGCCGCCGCACGTCCTCCCCAAGCCGGACCCCGCTCACCGCTACCGCCGCCCCTATGAAGGCACCGGCGTCGACGAGCGCGCGATGCAGGCCTATCTCGACTGGGAATACGGCCTGGTCGAACAGTTGCGTCTGGACGGAACGCACGGGTTTTACGTGATCTGA
- the serA gene encoding phosphoglycerate dehydrogenase — MPAPGQSPERNAKALLLEGVNDSAVDLFRTAGFTNVERLTKALDGEDLRRALKGVSLLGIRSRTQITDQVLEAADQLLAVGCFSVGTNQVDLLAARKRGIPVFNAPFSNTRSVAELVIGEIVMLLRRIFPRSVSAHEGGWDKSATGSREVRGRTLGIIGYGNIGSQLSTLAEAIGMRVIYFDRTDKLRHGNTEPVEKLEELLAQSDVVSLHVPETPETSGMIGEKELRAMKPGSLLINNSRGTVVDLDALAGALRDGHLAGAAIDVFPVEPSSNSERFNSPVQGLGNVILTPHIGGSTEEAQERIGGEVARKLVDFFITGSTTGAVNFPEVQLHLRPSGARFSHVHRNVPGMLRRLNEVFLQRDINIAAQYLETSGDLGYVVLDADLGGQDSGALLQQIRSLEGTVGARLVFEH; from the coding sequence ATGCCAGCCCCAGGCCAAAGCCCTGAGCGGAACGCGAAGGCGCTGCTGCTCGAAGGCGTCAATGACAGCGCCGTGGACCTGTTCAGAACGGCGGGTTTCACCAATGTCGAGCGCCTGACCAAGGCGCTGGACGGGGAGGATTTGCGGCGGGCGCTCAAGGGCGTGTCGCTGCTCGGCATCCGCTCGCGCACCCAGATCACCGATCAGGTCCTGGAAGCGGCCGACCAGCTTCTCGCCGTCGGCTGCTTCAGCGTCGGCACCAACCAGGTCGATCTGCTGGCGGCGCGCAAGCGCGGCATTCCGGTGTTCAACGCGCCGTTCTCCAACACGCGCAGCGTCGCCGAGCTCGTGATCGGCGAGATCGTGATGCTGCTGCGGCGCATTTTCCCGCGCTCGGTGTCGGCCCATGAGGGCGGCTGGGACAAGTCGGCGACCGGCAGCCGCGAGGTGCGCGGCCGCACCCTCGGCATCATCGGCTACGGCAATATCGGCTCGCAGCTCTCGACCCTGGCCGAGGCGATCGGCATGCGCGTGATCTATTTCGACCGCACCGACAAGCTCCGCCACGGCAACACCGAGCCAGTCGAGAAGCTGGAGGAGCTGCTCGCGCAGAGCGACGTCGTCAGCCTGCACGTGCCGGAGACGCCGGAGACATCAGGGATGATCGGCGAGAAGGAGCTGCGGGCGATGAAGCCCGGCTCGCTCCTGATCAACAACAGCCGCGGCACCGTCGTCGATCTCGATGCGCTGGCGGGGGCTCTGCGCGACGGCCATCTCGCGGGTGCCGCCATCGACGTGTTTCCGGTCGAGCCGTCCTCGAACTCGGAACGCTTCAACAGCCCGGTGCAGGGCCTCGGCAATGTCATCCTCACGCCGCATATCGGCGGCTCGACCGAGGAGGCGCAGGAGCGCATCGGCGGCGAGGTGGCGCGCAAGCTGGTCGACTTTTTCATCACCGGATCGACCACGGGCGCGGTGAATTTTCCGGAAGTGCAGCTGCATCTGCGTCCCTCCGGCGCGCGCTTCAGCCACGTCCATCGCAACGTGCCCGGCATGCTGCGCCGGCTCAACGAGGTCTTCCTCCAGCGCGACATCAATATCGCCGCGCAATATCTGGAGACCTCCGGCGACCTCGGTTACGTCGTGCTCGATGCCGACCTCGGCGGCCAGGATTCAGGCGCGCTGCTGCAGCAGATCCGCAGCCTCGAGGGCACCGTCGGCGCGCGGCTGGTGTTTGAGCACTAG
- a CDS encoding tannase/feruloyl esterase family alpha/beta hydrolase, whose amino-acid sequence MAQIHVKLCALLVGAAGALGANSASAVTLTEDADTVCKGLVGGADAVKVDSATLVAPSQLAVAERGPTPSGRVTPANPGFCKLLGHIDPTDPKAPPIKFQVNLPVEWNGRSLQYGGGGFNGVLITGLALPPAYPFDKASPLARGFVTYGTDSGHESKPGEPPQLFALNDEAFENFAHRAYKKVRDAAVALMQRAYGKAPEKMYFMGSSEGGREGLTMAQRYPDDFDGIFARVPVINWVGLQHAGTRSGLVTMGDGWINPAQVKLVGDAVRAACDKADGSDDALVQDPVSCKAAFKAETLRCASGKTGDQCLTDAQIKAIETLHATYKFPFALANGLDDYPGWGVSGEDTPAVGPTGGWVAWWLGTAPPAQPPAPNNGIAWIYGAGGIQYVFARDPKLDVTTYKPEAHKARLLEVSSLMDSTDPDLSRFRARGGRLIMLEHMADYAQSPYAGIRYFENVERKVGKAETAEFARLYTAPGVDHVGSGAPANVDMLSVLVDWVEKGRAPGDLEVTEQKVEAPSFATLRALPLCRWPAWPHYKSGPVTEASSFMCAP is encoded by the coding sequence ATGGCGCAAATCCATGTGAAGCTGTGCGCATTGCTGGTGGGCGCAGCGGGCGCGCTGGGCGCGAATTCCGCTTCAGCGGTGACGCTGACTGAGGATGCGGACACTGTCTGCAAGGGCCTCGTCGGCGGCGCTGACGCCGTGAAGGTGGATTCGGCGACGTTGGTGGCGCCGTCGCAACTGGCCGTCGCCGAACGCGGCCCGACGCCGTCGGGGCGCGTCACGCCCGCCAATCCCGGCTTCTGCAAGCTGCTCGGCCATATCGATCCCACCGATCCCAAGGCGCCGCCGATCAAGTTTCAGGTCAATTTGCCCGTCGAATGGAACGGCCGTTCGCTGCAATATGGCGGCGGTGGATTCAATGGCGTGCTGATCACGGGCCTGGCGCTGCCGCCGGCCTATCCCTTCGACAAGGCGTCGCCGCTCGCGCGCGGCTTCGTCACCTACGGCACCGATTCCGGTCACGAGTCCAAGCCGGGCGAGCCGCCGCAGCTGTTCGCGCTCAACGACGAAGCCTTCGAGAATTTCGCCCATCGCGCCTACAAGAAGGTGCGCGATGCCGCCGTCGCGCTGATGCAGCGCGCTTACGGCAAGGCGCCGGAGAAAATGTACTTCATGGGGTCGTCCGAAGGCGGCCGCGAAGGCCTCACCATGGCGCAGCGCTACCCTGATGATTTCGACGGCATCTTTGCTCGCGTGCCCGTCATCAACTGGGTCGGCCTGCAGCATGCCGGCACGCGTTCGGGGCTCGTGACCATGGGTGATGGCTGGATCAATCCGGCGCAGGTGAAGCTAGTCGGCGATGCCGTGCGGGCCGCTTGCGACAAGGCCGACGGCTCCGATGACGCGCTGGTGCAAGATCCCGTTTCCTGCAAGGCGGCCTTCAAGGCGGAGACGCTGCGTTGCGCGAGCGGCAAGACGGGCGATCAGTGCCTCACCGACGCACAGATCAAGGCGATCGAGACCTTGCATGCGACCTACAAATTCCCGTTCGCGCTCGCCAATGGCCTCGACGATTATCCGGGCTGGGGCGTGTCGGGCGAGGACACGCCGGCGGTCGGCCCGACCGGCGGCTGGGTCGCGTGGTGGCTTGGCACGGCGCCTCCCGCGCAGCCGCCCGCGCCCAATAATGGCATCGCCTGGATCTACGGCGCCGGCGGCATCCAATACGTGTTCGCGCGCGATCCCAAGCTCGACGTGACGACGTATAAGCCCGAAGCGCACAAGGCGCGGCTGCTCGAGGTCTCCAGCCTGATGGATTCCACCGACCCCGACCTCAGCCGCTTCCGCGCTCGCGGCGGCCGGCTGATCATGCTCGAACATATGGCGGACTACGCGCAAAGCCCCTATGCCGGCATCCGCTATTTCGAGAACGTCGAACGCAAGGTCGGCAAAGCCGAGACGGCCGAGTTCGCGCGGCTCTACACCGCGCCAGGGGTCGACCATGTCGGCTCCGGCGCGCCGGCCAATGTCGACATGCTGAGCGTGCTGGTCGACTGGGTCGAAAAGGGCAGGGCGCCCGGCGATCTGGAAGTTACCGAGCAGAAGGTCGAGGCGCCGTCGTTTGCGACGCTTCGCGCGCTGCCGCTGTGCCGCTGGCCGGCCTGGCCGCACTACAAGAGCGGCCCAGTGACGGAGGCGTCGAGCTTCATGTGCGCGCCGTAG
- a CDS encoding ATP-dependent Clp protease adaptor ClpS — MNSMRGENQPTQLVIHNDDDTPDQFVMDLLRQVFGKSDREATALITQIEQKEKAVCGPYPQSVAEALFKSAQQSIELAGHQLQVTLEAVKTPCELCGKPEGQIDVRIGDRTVWLCSDCMRAADEPSNEQEEDFDFACDVLDWHLASTARSKLVTTIRQFPGHMRVDLQAAVDRLFGKAIRLVGLNEEQRYETLSIPRLLKEGRYAIAIAPLQYSDVDVGEKSPVKCLDNGLWLCEQDHLRYAVLLCAHREYSREPGIRIEILVPSGSAGAALVQQCFNELEEAVQAARTYRGKILSLDADSDYRGRSRGITVHRLPQVARDEVILPEQTLRLLDRNVLTFVNTRDQLRRLGQSTRKGILLYGPPGTGKTHTIRYLATHLPGHTTLIITAEQIGLLGAYMSLARLLQPSMVVIEDVDLIARDRDDMGPCEESMLNKLLNEMDGLKEDADILFVLTTNRPEDLEGALAGRPGRIDQAIEVPLPDETGRGKLVRLYGRGLPLEGAVIAEAARRSEGTSCAFIKELMRRLAQGSIARDGGNTVISADIDEALDDMLFSGGRLNAQLLGGAQAMASG; from the coding sequence ATGAACAGTATGCGTGGCGAGAATCAGCCGACCCAGCTCGTAATTCATAATGACGATGATACGCCGGACCAATTCGTGATGGATCTGCTTCGGCAGGTTTTCGGCAAATCAGACCGTGAAGCGACCGCGCTGATCACCCAGATCGAGCAGAAGGAAAAAGCGGTTTGCGGACCTTACCCGCAATCGGTTGCCGAAGCCCTTTTCAAATCTGCGCAACAATCCATCGAATTGGCCGGCCACCAACTGCAGGTCACGCTAGAGGCGGTCAAGACTCCTTGCGAACTCTGTGGCAAGCCTGAGGGACAGATCGACGTTCGTATCGGCGACCGAACGGTCTGGCTGTGCAGCGACTGCATGCGTGCGGCGGATGAACCCTCGAACGAACAAGAGGAAGATTTCGACTTTGCTTGCGACGTTCTCGATTGGCACCTTGCCAGCACCGCGCGCAGCAAACTCGTGACCACGATCCGCCAGTTTCCTGGCCACATGCGGGTCGATCTCCAGGCCGCCGTCGACCGGCTCTTCGGCAAGGCCATCCGGCTGGTGGGATTAAACGAGGAGCAGCGCTACGAAACGCTGTCGATTCCACGACTGCTCAAGGAGGGCCGCTATGCGATCGCGATTGCCCCGCTGCAATATTCCGACGTCGACGTAGGCGAGAAGAGCCCGGTCAAGTGTCTGGATAACGGGCTGTGGCTGTGTGAGCAGGATCATCTCCGCTATGCGGTTTTGCTCTGCGCACACCGCGAATACAGTCGCGAGCCCGGAATTCGGATCGAAATCCTGGTACCCTCAGGTTCCGCAGGCGCGGCTCTGGTCCAGCAATGCTTCAATGAATTGGAAGAAGCCGTACAGGCTGCGCGGACCTATCGCGGCAAGATCCTGTCGCTCGATGCCGACTCCGACTATCGCGGTCGCTCGCGCGGCATCACGGTGCATCGCTTGCCGCAGGTCGCGCGCGACGAGGTGATCCTGCCGGAGCAGACCCTGCGGCTGCTCGATCGCAACGTTCTGACCTTCGTCAACACCCGAGACCAATTGCGCCGGCTGGGTCAATCGACACGCAAAGGCATCTTGCTGTACGGGCCGCCGGGCACTGGCAAGACCCACACGATCCGTTATCTCGCAACGCATTTGCCCGGGCATACGACGCTGATCATCACGGCCGAGCAGATCGGTCTGCTCGGCGCCTATATGAGCCTGGCACGGTTGCTCCAGCCGTCGATGGTGGTGATCGAGGATGTCGATCTCATCGCCCGCGACCGCGATGACATGGGGCCGTGTGAGGAATCCATGCTGAACAAGCTGCTCAACGAGATGGACGGGCTGAAGGAAGACGCCGACATCCTGTTCGTCCTGACCACCAACCGGCCGGAGGACCTCGAGGGAGCTCTCGCGGGTCGCCCCGGCCGCATCGATCAAGCCATCGAAGTGCCGCTGCCAGACGAGACCGGCCGCGGCAAGCTGGTCCGGCTCTACGGCAGGGGATTGCCGCTCGAGGGGGCCGTGATCGCGGAGGCTGCCCGACGCAGCGAGGGCACGAGTTGCGCCTTCATCAAGGAGCTGATGCGGCGGCTGGCGCAAGGAAGCATCGCGCGGGACGGCGGCAACACCGTGATCTCGGCCGATATCGACGAGGCGCTTGACGACATGCTGTTCTCCGGCGGCCGGCTTAACGCGCAGCTGCTCGGCGGCGCGCAGGCAATGGCCAGCGGGTGA
- a CDS encoding MarR family winged helix-turn-helix transcriptional regulator — MRNKDAGARHHRLIYLLSVAQRRVQRWMAAQPSSEVTPAQAGLLFILGKQNGVLMGEVGAALDMGPAGISGLVDRTAAAKLVERRADHEDGRAWRVWLTPKGRTALAQAKASAAQINAALTDGFTSAEIDIVARWLTSIQDKFPRQLSTELSRDP; from the coding sequence ATGCGAAATAAAGACGCGGGCGCGAGACACCATCGGTTGATCTACCTGTTGAGCGTGGCGCAGCGGCGCGTGCAGCGCTGGATGGCGGCGCAGCCTTCGAGCGAGGTCACGCCGGCGCAAGCGGGGCTGCTGTTCATCCTCGGCAAGCAGAACGGCGTCCTGATGGGTGAGGTGGGCGCGGCGCTCGACATGGGGCCGGCCGGCATCTCGGGGCTGGTCGACCGTACGGCGGCGGCTAAACTGGTCGAGCGGCGCGCGGATCACGAGGATGGTCGCGCCTGGCGCGTCTGGCTGACGCCGAAGGGGCGGACGGCACTGGCGCAGGCGAAGGCCAGCGCGGCACAGATCAACGCGGCGTTGACGGACGGATTCACCAGTGCGGAGATCGATATCGTCGCGCGCTGGCTGACCAGCATTCAGGACAAGTTTCCAAGACAGCTTTCAACAGAGCTTTCTAGAGATCCATAG
- a CDS encoding enoyl-CoA hydratase — MTEHVRIRNDGGILTLTLARPDKKNALTDAMYGKLADAIESAEHDPSVRVILIRGEGDMFTAGNDVGEFAAVAAGKSEGSRNVVRFIQSLARCSRPLVAAVQGRAVGVGTTMLLHCDLVVLADNAQLSTPFVSLALVPEAASSLLMPARIGYARAYEMFALGETVPAKSALEWGLANRVVPLDKLDAEALALAQRLARQPAGALTATKKLMRNGETLVAQMNAEGEQFGLRLRTAEAREAFTAFTERRPPDFTKVA; from the coding sequence ATGACCGAGCACGTCCGGATCCGGAACGACGGCGGAATTCTCACGCTCACGCTGGCACGCCCCGACAAGAAGAATGCGCTGACGGATGCGATGTACGGCAAGCTCGCCGATGCCATCGAATCAGCCGAGCACGATCCGTCGGTCCGCGTGATCCTGATCCGCGGCGAAGGCGACATGTTTACCGCCGGCAACGATGTCGGCGAGTTCGCGGCGGTCGCGGCGGGCAAGTCGGAAGGAAGCCGCAACGTCGTGCGCTTCATCCAGTCGCTGGCGCGCTGCTCCCGGCCCTTGGTGGCCGCGGTGCAGGGCCGCGCCGTCGGCGTCGGCACCACGATGCTGCTGCATTGCGACCTCGTCGTGCTTGCCGACAACGCGCAATTGTCGACGCCCTTCGTCAGCCTCGCACTGGTGCCGGAAGCAGCCTCCAGCCTGCTGATGCCGGCGCGCATCGGCTATGCGCGGGCCTACGAGATGTTCGCGCTGGGCGAGACGGTGCCGGCCAAATCCGCGCTGGAATGGGGGCTCGCCAACCGCGTCGTGCCGCTCGACAAGCTCGATGCCGAGGCGCTCGCGCTGGCGCAGCGTCTTGCCCGTCAGCCGGCCGGCGCACTCACCGCCACCAAGAAGCTGATGCGCAACGGCGAGACGCTGGTCGCGCAGATGAATGCCGAAGGCGAGCAGTTCGGGCTGCGCCTGCGCACCGCTGAGGCGCGCGAGGCCTTCACGGCGTTCACGGAACGCCGCCCGCCGGATTTCACCAAGGTTGCGTGA
- a CDS encoding methyl-accepting chemotaxis protein has product MAMFKKSVSSLLLTLMALLAAGALASTAIQMVGAFGRYSDSLETARLAAADKAIFHGVLALRNNRGDAQSAILGEDDPRAKLEAAEKAEQGGYDAIGAALATVDFARRDELAGTLKQGWSAAAPQFQLFYDEAKRPRAERKIERTNSWYDAVTKVIETANLASTAVSNRAWMNDPFIARMIQVRRFAWQVRDRYGIHCSSLRSNVNSSKPLDDAQKRSVAQWDGTIASGWAGMAELLASPDVAAELVTAATDAKAKTDGALKQIGDLTKNFDGSGKPAMPAAEWNTLCQSPFASIVAVANKALDQSIVRAETVQAKALTNLVVQSLAFLLALAVTLTGVYVVRNRLMRPVRAILDAIAKISARDYATPVPQSRYPDEFGTMAAALESLRESAATAERLGQERESQQALQLARSGTVDAACRSFDDTVQAVIHSVAASTKELDATATDVRSLVSESSSQTAAVSSSAEQATNNLETIAAATEELSASVGEISAQVQASAREAREAVSQAAQTNATVEILDQTAGRIGEVVKMINAIAGQTNLLALNATIEAARAGEAGRGFAVVAGEVKSLASQTATATEEISRQVAEIQGATGQAVAAIRAIGGAISGIDEKMTAIAAAVEQQRAATTEISRNFQQAAQGTREVTDTIGSVARLNQETGNAGSVLSVSVTKMSADADRLRVAVEGFLGAVRTA; this is encoded by the coding sequence ATGGCAATGTTTAAGAAATCAGTAAGTTCGCTCCTTCTGACCTTGATGGCCCTGCTGGCTGCGGGTGCGCTGGCCTCCACGGCGATCCAGATGGTTGGGGCGTTCGGCCGCTATAGCGACAGCCTCGAGACCGCGCGGCTTGCCGCGGCCGACAAGGCGATCTTCCATGGCGTGCTGGCGCTGCGCAACAATCGCGGCGATGCCCAGAGCGCGATCCTCGGCGAGGATGATCCGCGAGCAAAACTCGAGGCGGCGGAGAAGGCCGAGCAGGGCGGCTATGACGCCATCGGCGCCGCGCTCGCCACCGTCGATTTCGCCCGCCGCGACGAACTCGCTGGCACATTGAAGCAGGGCTGGAGCGCCGCCGCGCCGCAATTCCAGCTGTTCTACGACGAGGCCAAGCGCCCGCGCGCCGAACGCAAGATCGAGCGGACCAACTCCTGGTATGATGCCGTCACCAAGGTGATCGAAACGGCCAACCTCGCCTCCACCGCGGTGTCGAACCGTGCCTGGATGAATGACCCTTTCATCGCCCGCATGATCCAGGTCCGGCGCTTCGCCTGGCAGGTGCGCGACCGTTATGGGATCCATTGTTCGTCGCTTCGCTCCAACGTCAACAGCAGCAAGCCGCTCGACGACGCCCAGAAGCGGTCAGTGGCGCAATGGGATGGCACGATCGCCTCCGGCTGGGCAGGCATGGCCGAGTTGCTGGCCTCGCCCGACGTGGCGGCGGAGCTGGTGACGGCCGCGACGGACGCGAAGGCCAAGACCGACGGTGCGCTCAAGCAGATCGGCGACCTCACCAAGAATTTCGACGGCAGCGGTAAGCCCGCGATGCCCGCCGCGGAATGGAATACGCTGTGTCAGTCACCCTTTGCGTCCATCGTCGCGGTGGCCAACAAGGCGCTCGACCAGTCAATCGTCCGGGCGGAAACGGTGCAGGCCAAGGCGCTCACCAATCTCGTCGTGCAGTCGCTCGCGTTCCTGCTCGCGCTCGCCGTGACCCTGACCGGCGTGTACGTGGTGCGCAATCGCCTGATGCGCCCGGTGCGCGCCATCCTGGACGCGATCGCCAAGATCAGCGCCCGCGACTACGCGACGCCCGTCCCGCAATCCAGGTATCCCGACGAGTTCGGCACCATGGCGGCCGCACTCGAAAGCCTGCGCGAGAGCGCGGCGACCGCGGAACGCCTGGGCCAGGAGCGCGAATCGCAGCAGGCGCTCCAGCTCGCCCGCTCCGGCACCGTCGATGCGGCCTGCCGCAGTTTCGACGACACCGTGCAAGCCGTCATTCACAGCGTTGCGGCGTCGACCAAGGAGCTCGATGCCACCGCGACGGACGTCCGCTCACTGGTTTCGGAATCGAGCAGCCAGACCGCGGCGGTCTCCTCCTCCGCCGAGCAGGCCACCAACAATCTCGAGACCATCGCAGCGGCGACCGAAGAACTCTCGGCGTCCGTCGGCGAGATCTCCGCGCAGGTGCAGGCCAGCGCCCGCGAGGCCCGCGAAGCCGTGTCGCAGGCAGCGCAGACCAATGCGACGGTCGAAATCCTCGATCAGACCGCTGGCCGCATAGGCGAGGTCGTGAAGATGATCAACGCCATCGCAGGGCAGACCAATCTCCTGGCGTTGAACGCCACCATCGAAGCCGCGCGCGCGGGCGAGGCCGGCCGCGGCTTCGCCGTGGTCGCCGGCGAGGTCAAGAGCCTCGCTTCGCAGACGGCGACGGCGACGGAAGAAATCTCCCGCCAGGTCGCGGAGATCCAGGGCGCGACGGGCCAGGCGGTCGCGGCCATCCGCGCGATCGGCGGCGCGATCAGCGGCATCGACGAAAAGATGACGGCGATCGCGGCAGCGGTCGAACAGCAGCGTGCGGCCACCACCGAGATCTCCCGCAACTTCCAGCAGGCCGCGCAGGGAACCCGCGAGGTCACCGACACCATCGGCAGCGTCGCCAGGCTGAACCAGGAGACGGGCAATGCCGGTTCGGTCCTGTCGGTGTCCGTGACGAAAATGTCCGCCGACGCCGATCGTCTCCGCGTCGCGGTCGAGGGCTTTTTGGGCGCGGTGAGGACCGCATAG